One window from the genome of Thermococcus sp. encodes:
- the cas6 gene encoding CRISPR-associated endoribonuclease Cas6 has protein sequence MRIEIKLRPAEEDTVLPFNYNYEVYTQILEKIYLVSPELAHEVETSHADYFTFSRIMVRRRELLPEAGIRVLSDDVSLYVSSHSGELIKAIAEGFLDDPLLKIGNAAFIADNVKVLKEPEIKNEVLFSTLSPIMVRTVKFVNGRMKIWDLYPSDEMFFDKLRKVMLMRYSAIYGHMPEDKEFKLEVLKFKPVRILVRDTYFRSSLMVFRYTGSVELARFGYETGFGEKTRYGFGMVKVIDSEPRREGQE, from the coding sequence GGTACTGCCCTTTAACTATAACTACGAGGTTTATACTCAAATCCTCGAAAAGATATATCTGGTCTCTCCGGAGCTTGCCCACGAGGTTGAGACGAGCCACGCGGACTATTTTACCTTCTCCAGGATAATGGTCCGTAGAAGGGAGCTCCTTCCAGAGGCTGGCATCAGAGTCCTTTCTGATGATGTCTCCCTGTACGTCTCGTCCCACTCCGGAGAACTCATTAAGGCTATAGCAGAAGGTTTTCTCGATGACCCTCTCCTCAAGATTGGAAACGCCGCGTTCATTGCCGATAATGTTAAAGTGCTCAAAGAACCTGAAATCAAAAACGAGGTTCTCTTCTCGACTTTAAGTCCGATAATGGTGAGAACTGTCAAGTTCGTCAATGGCAGGATGAAGATATGGGACCTCTATCCCAGCGATGAAATGTTCTTCGACAAGCTTCGCAAGGTAATGCTAATGCGCTATTCCGCAATCTACGGTCACATGCCCGAGGACAAGGAGTTCAAGCTTGAGGTTCTGAAATTCAAGCCGGTAAGGATTCTTGTCAGGGACACGTATTTCAGGAGTTCCCTCATGGTGTTCCGCTACACTGGTTCAGTGGAGCTGGCAAGGTTCGGCTATGAGACGGGCTTTGGAGAGAAAACAAGGTATGGCTTTGGAATGGTTAAGGTAATTGACTCAGAGCCCAGACGAGAAGGCCAAGAATAA